A portion of the Camelus dromedarius isolate mCamDro1 chromosome 35, mCamDro1.pat, whole genome shotgun sequence genome contains these proteins:
- the LOC135320021 gene encoding olfactory receptor 4A47-like: MEQRRNVTEFVLLGLTRSPQGQKILFVVFLLMYIVTMVGNLLIVVTVVVSPTLGSPRYFFLGYLSFMDALYSATVTPSMIVDLLCENKTISFQDCMIQLFTGHLFGCAICLLVAMAYDRYVAICKPLHYSAIMNKQVCVRLPLLTCVGGFLHAVAHPLFVYNLPFCGPSVIDHFGCDMYPLLKLACSDTYIIGLTVVASDGAMCMVFFMLLLISYGVILHSLKNLSQEGRCKALSTCGSHITVVVLFFVPCIFMYVRPPSTLPIDKSLTVFYTIITPMLNPLIYTLRNGEIKHAMKKLWTRKRK, encoded by the coding sequence ATGGAACAAAGGAGGAATGTGACTGAGTTTGTCCTCTTGGGGCTCACTCGGAGCCCCCAGggtcagaaaatattatttgttgtgTTCTTGCTTATGTACATTGTGACAATGGTGGGCAACCTACTCATTGTTGTGACTGTGGTGGTCAGTCCAACCCTGGGTTCCCCTAGGTACTTCTTTCTTGGCTACTTATCATTTATGGATGCTCTTTATTCTGCTACAGTCACCCCAAGTATGATTGTAGATTTACTCTGTGAGAACAAAACTATTTCATTCCAAGATTGCATGATCCAGCTTTTTACAGGGCACTTATTTGGTTGTGCTATTTGTCTCCTGGTGGCCATGGCTTAcgaccgctacgtggccatctgcaaaccttTGCATTATTCAGCAATCATGAATAAGCAAGTGTGTGTACGGCTGCCACTGTTGACCTGTGTTGGTGGGTTTTTACATGCTGTAGCTCATCCTCTGTTTGTTTATAACCTTCCCTTCTGTGGTCCCAGTGTCATTGACCACTTTGGCTGTGACATGTACCCCTTGTTAAAACTTGCCTGCTCTGACACCTACATTATTGGCCTCACTGTGGTTGCCAGTGATGGGGCAATGTGTATGGTCTTCTTTATGCTCTTACTCATCTCCTATGGGGTCATCCTGCACTCCCTGAAGAATCTTAGTCAGGAAGGGAGGTGCAAAGCCTTGTCCACCTGTGGCTCTCACATTACTGTGGTGGTCCTCTTCTTTGTCCCCTGTATCTTTATGTATGTGAGACCTCCTTCTACCTTACCCATCGATAAGTCCTTGACTGTGTTTTACACCATTATCACCCCTATGTTGAACCCTCTAATCTATACtctgagaaatggagagataAAACATGCCATGAAAAAGCTCTggaccagaaaaaggaaatga